The following are from one region of the Leptospira neocaledonica genome:
- a CDS encoding carbon starvation CstA family protein — MLPLLAVFGCFTLYFLGYKFYSGFLSKSIFQLKDTVGDTPAHKFNDGVDYLPTKPAVLFGHHYASIAGLAPILGPAVAVIWGWLPAMLWVVFGGIFIGCVHDFGAIVVSVRNQGKSIGQVAQDLLGPRARSLFHAIIFFLVALAMGVFVIVLAEMFSADPKLKQAPVTPPPQIEQTVTTPSIKDHVHPSEVRVETPSSPIKLRSHFPEAVIPTAGIMIFAVLVGWLHYKKGMKLGPLTFASVALTLVVMVLGMNESILTWTGLNDVDNSPGVPIWKIILLAYAFLASVTPVWLLLQSRDYINSFLLYLGIIAIYFGFVKGSIFGEFSSFNAEAIRTEKVDMDIIPFVFITIACGAVSGFHALVSSGTTAKQLDREIDARVIGYGGMIGESLLGLTSVVACTIGFASAGEWSSFYKSWSGIQGLAPSVGAYIYGTGRFISQLGFDEGFAQGFIALVVVSFALTSLDSATRLLRYNIEEIAESFGSETIKKTLGNRYVSSIIACVAIGFFAFLQIDQGGKKTTAGLALWKLFGTTNQLLAGLALLVITIYLLYSKKKTWISFIPMVFVLGATLWAMVINFYDFLFSKSPSYLLATVGGILIFLTVWLLLEAILAWRRFSKA, encoded by the coding sequence ATGTTACCCCTTCTCGCGGTTTTCGGTTGTTTCACTCTTTATTTTTTAGGTTATAAGTTTTACTCCGGATTTTTATCCAAGTCCATCTTCCAACTCAAAGACACTGTGGGTGATACCCCGGCTCATAAGTTCAATGACGGTGTGGATTATCTTCCCACAAAGCCGGCAGTCCTATTCGGCCACCATTATGCTTCCATTGCGGGACTCGCTCCCATCCTAGGACCTGCGGTTGCAGTGATCTGGGGATGGTTGCCCGCAATGCTTTGGGTGGTCTTCGGAGGAATTTTTATCGGTTGTGTTCATGATTTCGGAGCAATTGTAGTTTCAGTCCGCAACCAAGGAAAATCAATCGGGCAAGTTGCTCAGGATCTTTTAGGACCAAGGGCGAGAAGTTTATTTCATGCGATCATTTTTTTCTTAGTCGCATTGGCAATGGGTGTGTTCGTGATCGTTCTTGCGGAAATGTTCTCCGCAGATCCTAAACTAAAGCAGGCTCCCGTAACTCCTCCTCCACAAATTGAACAAACGGTTACTACTCCGAGTATCAAAGATCATGTGCATCCTTCCGAAGTTAGAGTGGAAACTCCATCTTCTCCAATTAAACTCAGAAGCCATTTCCCGGAAGCGGTAATTCCTACTGCAGGGATCATGATCTTTGCGGTTTTAGTAGGATGGCTTCATTATAAAAAAGGAATGAAGCTTGGACCTCTTACCTTCGCATCCGTTGCCCTCACCTTAGTGGTCATGGTACTCGGAATGAATGAATCCATCCTAACCTGGACAGGTCTAAACGATGTAGATAACTCTCCAGGAGTTCCGATCTGGAAAATTATACTTCTTGCATATGCTTTTTTGGCTTCAGTTACACCGGTTTGGCTCCTTCTCCAAAGTAGGGACTATATCAATTCTTTCTTATTGTATCTGGGGATCATCGCAATCTATTTTGGTTTTGTAAAAGGAAGTATTTTCGGTGAGTTTTCCTCCTTTAATGCGGAAGCAATCCGAACTGAAAAAGTAGATATGGATATTATTCCATTCGTATTTATCACGATCGCTTGTGGTGCAGTTTCCGGCTTCCACGCTTTGGTAAGTTCCGGAACCACTGCAAAACAATTGGATAGAGAAATAGATGCAAGAGTGATCGGATACGGTGGAATGATCGGCGAATCTCTCTTAGGACTGACCTCGGTTGTTGCCTGCACGATCGGATTCGCATCTGCAGGAGAATGGTCTTCTTTCTATAAGTCCTGGTCTGGGATCCAGGGCCTCGCACCTTCGGTAGGAGCCTATATCTACGGAACAGGAAGATTTATCTCTCAGTTAGGATTCGATGAGGGTTTTGCACAAGGATTTATCGCACTTGTGGTAGTAAGTTTTGCCTTAACTTCCTTGGATTCCGCAACTAGATTATTGAGATATAATATAGAAGAGATCGCAGAAAGTTTTGGATCGGAGACGATCAAAAAAACTTTAGGGAATCGTTATGTTTCCAGTATTATCGCATGTGTAGCCATCGGATTTTTTGCATTCTTACAGATTGACCAAGGAGGCAAGAAGACAACCGCCGGGTTAGCGCTTTGGAAACTATTCGGCACCACAAACCAGCTACTTGCAGGACTTGCTTTGCTTGTAATCACAATCTATCTATTGTATTCTAAGAAAAAGACATGGATCAGCTTTATACCGATGGTTTTCGTTTTAGGGGCTACACTTTGGGCCATGGTGATTAACTTCTACGATTTCTTATTCTCCAAATCTCCGAGTTATTTGCTCGCGACTGTCGGAGGAATTTTGATTTTTCTAACTGTTTGGTTATTATTAGAAGCGATCCTAGCTTGGAGAAGGTTTTCTAAAGCATGA
- a CDS encoding cell envelope biogenesis protein OmpA: MFGKIFPFLGLLGILYSSSVSANSLISTESGSFSPNWDGVSDILRFKIQTSSLPKLQDWELTIRSASGETVRKFEAGKIRKKGFTLFSDENEFAPEDIYLPPILEWDGENENGIPVGDGYYTYQLFLLTANKERILSEESTFYLDARPPKAEANCKTKLLLSEDRNLSKIIIQQKTSGESADIFIGEFLDSEGRSLKAYTWRTREVPFQLVWDGTDSNGKPVPPGLYTYKLTGRDPAGNESIDKIENLTIKNESSGVDLNVEGDLFPSDPTNPLNRIKFNSYVSSKLKSDSYELEIFKNEVKDDNLVFSQKSLGEPPAELIWEPKNKENKHLGPGIYLYRLTVYNRYDKHISVPKKFQLSDQKPKFSYDVSPNGFTPDGDWQKDLVEIRLRSKGLPIVSWKINIMESYYDGEKPEERIVRSWNGTGNGPDKLIWYGLDDQGRRIGSLADLRFVLFYKDVFGGEEELELGDIKTDILVVKEKEGFRFSVPNRIYEDKWWTLPSKLKSVLNKFPGYKAELQIHTSHRGDDEYNLRASEEKAKKVFQSLFGKDYEFGRYRYRGYGETLPLISGNGAYEVDRNERVDFFLSVGK, from the coding sequence ATGTTCGGAAAAATTTTTCCTTTTTTAGGTCTTCTGGGAATTCTGTATTCCTCTTCGGTTTCTGCAAATTCACTCATCAGTACAGAATCCGGCTCCTTCTCTCCGAACTGGGATGGAGTTTCCGACATTCTCCGATTCAAGATACAAACTTCTTCTTTGCCAAAACTCCAAGATTGGGAACTAACGATCAGAAGTGCCTCAGGAGAAACCGTACGAAAATTCGAAGCGGGCAAGATCAGAAAAAAAGGATTCACACTTTTTTCAGACGAGAACGAATTCGCTCCGGAAGATATTTATCTACCACCAATTCTAGAATGGGATGGAGAGAATGAAAATGGAATTCCAGTTGGAGATGGATATTATACCTATCAGTTATTTTTACTTACAGCGAACAAAGAAAGGATACTTTCAGAAGAGTCCACATTCTACTTGGATGCAAGACCTCCTAAAGCAGAAGCAAATTGTAAGACCAAATTATTATTAAGTGAAGATAGAAACTTATCCAAGATCATCATACAACAGAAAACGTCAGGAGAATCCGCGGATATTTTCATCGGAGAATTTTTAGATTCCGAAGGCAGATCCTTAAAAGCATATACTTGGAGAACTAGAGAAGTTCCCTTCCAACTCGTATGGGACGGAACAGATTCTAATGGAAAACCTGTACCCCCAGGTCTTTATACATACAAACTCACAGGAAGAGATCCGGCAGGAAACGAATCCATTGATAAGATTGAGAACCTTACAATCAAAAATGAATCTTCCGGAGTGGATCTAAACGTAGAAGGAGATTTATTCCCCTCCGATCCGACCAATCCCTTAAATCGTATTAAATTTAACTCATACGTTTCTTCTAAATTGAAATCGGATTCTTATGAATTGGAAATTTTTAAAAACGAAGTAAAAGACGATAACCTAGTCTTCTCCCAAAAATCCTTAGGGGAACCTCCTGCAGAACTGATATGGGAGCCCAAAAATAAGGAAAACAAACATTTAGGTCCGGGAATATATCTATATCGTCTAACGGTATACAATAGATATGATAAACATATAAGTGTTCCTAAAAAATTCCAACTTTCCGACCAGAAGCCGAAATTCTCTTACGATGTTTCTCCTAATGGATTTACACCGGACGGAGATTGGCAAAAAGATCTAGTCGAGATCCGTCTAAGATCTAAAGGACTTCCAATCGTATCCTGGAAGATCAATATTATGGAATCTTATTACGATGGAGAAAAGCCGGAAGAGAGAATCGTTCGAAGCTGGAATGGAACAGGAAACGGTCCCGACAAATTGATCTGGTACGGATTAGACGATCAGGGAAGAAGAATAGGATCTTTGGCAGACCTGCGATTTGTTCTCTTTTATAAAGACGTATTCGGCGGAGAGGAAGAATTAGAATTAGGAGATATTAAAACTGATATCCTAGTCGTAAAAGAAAAAGAAGGATTCAGATTCTCCGTCCCAAATCGTATCTATGAAGACAAATGGTGGACATTACCTTCTAAACTAAAATCGGTCTTAAACAAATTCCCCGGGTACAAAGCAGAGTTGCAGATCCACACATCTCATAGAGGAGATGACGAGTACAATCTAAGAGCTTCCGAAGAAAAAGCGAAGAAGGTATTCCAATCCTTATTCGGGAAAGATTATGAATTTGGAAGATATAGATACAGAGGCTACGGTGAAACGTTACCATTGATCTCAGGAAACGGAGCTTACGAAGTGGACCGAAACGAAAGAGTGGACTTCTTCTTAAGTGTAGGAAAATAA
- a CDS encoding YHS domain-containing (seleno)protein: MNKSYFLPILFLLVMDCSSRQIVDPIFKEDGKTAIHGYDPVAYFTESKPKEGNSKFSYRWKDAEWRFSSEKNLEAFKKSPENFAPQYGGYCAYAMRDGEAYETNPKAWKIVSGKLYLNYNEKVHGFWERDVPGNIIKADQQWKILPRKETKP, translated from the coding sequence ATGAACAAGTCGTATTTTTTGCCGATCTTATTTTTACTCGTGATGGACTGCAGCAGCAGACAAATCGTGGATCCGATCTTTAAAGAGGACGGAAAAACCGCCATTCACGGTTACGACCCGGTCGCTTATTTTACCGAATCCAAACCGAAAGAAGGAAATTCCAAATTCAGTTACCGTTGGAAAGATGCAGAGTGGAGATTCTCCTCGGAAAAAAACCTGGAAGCTTTCAAAAAATCTCCTGAAAATTTTGCCCCTCAATATGGAGGATATTGTGCTTACGCAATGAGAGATGGAGAAGCGTATGAAACAAATCCGAAAGCTTGGAAAATTGTCTCAGGGAAATTATATTTAAACTATAATGAAAAGGTCCACGGCTTTTGGGAAAGAGACGTTCCCGGCAATATTATAAAAGCGGATCAGCAGTGGAAAATTCTTCCGAGGAAGGAAACAAAACCCTGA
- a CDS encoding NUDIX hydrolase, whose product MKFCSVCGSEVVQKIPEGDSLTRYVCENCGTIHYQNPKVIVGTIPIWEGKILLCKRAIEPRKGYWTLPAGFLENRETVEEGATRETSEEANAKINIVRLHSVYSIPHISQVYMFFLADLIDGIFSESPESEEVKLFTPEEIPWEEIAFASVTFALKRYTEKTETPHTGTHLGSIRNRKLEDKT is encoded by the coding sequence ATGAAATTTTGCAGCGTTTGCGGCTCTGAAGTAGTCCAAAAAATCCCGGAAGGAGACAGTCTCACAAGATATGTTTGTGAGAACTGCGGGACCATACATTACCAAAATCCAAAGGTAATCGTTGGGACTATTCCTATCTGGGAAGGGAAAATACTACTCTGCAAACGTGCTATAGAACCCAGAAAAGGATACTGGACCCTACCCGCTGGATTTTTAGAAAATAGAGAAACTGTGGAAGAAGGTGCTACTAGGGAAACATCGGAAGAAGCGAACGCCAAGATAAATATAGTTCGACTTCATTCCGTATATAGCATTCCTCATATCAGCCAAGTTTATATGTTCTTTCTCGCGGACCTGATAGATGGAATTTTTTCAGAAAGTCCAGAATCGGAAGAAGTGAAACTATTTACTCCAGAAGAGATCCCTTGGGAAGAGATTGCATTTGCGTCGGTCACATTTGCATTAAAACGTTATACCGAAAAGACTGAGACTCCACATACTGGCACTCATTTGGGGTCCATTCGCAATAGAAAACTAGAGGATAAAACATAA
- a CDS encoding DnaJ domain-containing protein, whose protein sequence is MNARSFDQVKSSLEDVIFELQSGSNDCEWFISSEKLIEILEIRREDYFKLLYTLRGEREYSSKGSQGFTQDNADLLILLLEKVLKIEGLAYEFAKGGVYFDDAYLDEFRAFLKEIVLSKLERHDLDKELLLLLISSTKKFEDAFDSYFDDKFDVQRLVDNGITEFLERKGFSGDYGADVFLRNYFFQILNTKLFPIRQITSEYRDRAYYEIFGRFREEEKEKTKKKKSNSRRKFSPRSFYEDEDAETRGHREFLGLSEDYSKAELKNKYKEMIKKYHPDVNKNGLEMTQKIIASYNYLVMKDR, encoded by the coding sequence TTGAACGCCCGTAGTTTCGATCAGGTCAAATCATCCTTAGAGGACGTAATCTTCGAATTACAGTCCGGGAGTAATGATTGTGAGTGGTTCATTTCCTCCGAAAAATTGATCGAAATTTTAGAAATCCGACGAGAGGATTATTTTAAACTCCTATATACTCTCCGGGGAGAAAGGGAATATTCTTCCAAAGGTTCCCAAGGATTCACCCAAGATAACGCGGATCTTCTCATTTTATTATTGGAGAAGGTCCTAAAAATCGAAGGTCTTGCCTACGAGTTCGCAAAGGGCGGAGTGTATTTTGACGACGCTTATCTGGACGAATTCCGTGCCTTTTTGAAAGAGATCGTTCTTTCCAAATTAGAAAGACATGATTTGGATAAGGAACTTCTACTCTTACTTATATCTTCTACCAAAAAATTCGAAGATGCATTCGATTCATACTTCGATGATAAATTCGATGTACAAAGATTAGTGGATAATGGGATCACCGAATTTTTAGAAAGAAAAGGTTTTTCAGGAGATTACGGAGCCGACGTATTCTTGAGAAATTATTTCTTTCAGATCTTAAATACAAAATTATTCCCGATCCGACAAATCACTTCAGAATATAGAGACAGAGCTTATTACGAAATTTTCGGAAGATTTAGAGAAGAAGAGAAAGAAAAGACTAAAAAGAAAAAATCCAACTCCCGTAGAAAATTCTCCCCTAGATCATTTTACGAAGATGAAGATGCTGAAACAAGAGGACATCGCGAATTTTTAGGCCTTTCCGAAGATTATTCAAAAGCAGAATTAAAAAATAAATATAAAGAGATGATCAAAAAATATCATCCGGACGTAAATAAGAACGGATTGGAAATGACACAAAAGATCATCGCTTCATATAATTATTTGGTAATGAAAGATCGCTAA
- a CDS encoding PilZ domain-containing protein, with amino-acid sequence MAGTNSLFDDKYEYRDPSQQKRKNARVKITIDGDFIVKGKTQRFPVFIVDIGTGGAGLETRTSVFEGDRIILFGNINGKNMELESEVIRVSGKKANVIFISLSEEDKDLIQDLIHKKFFDKDKKPLS; translated from the coding sequence ATGGCGGGCACTAATTCCCTTTTCGACGACAAATACGAATACCGGGACCCTTCTCAACAGAAGAGGAAGAACGCTCGCGTCAAAATCACCATCGACGGTGATTTTATAGTTAAAGGAAAGACCCAAAGATTTCCGGTATTCATCGTTGATATAGGAACAGGAGGAGCAGGCTTAGAGACCCGCACTTCCGTTTTCGAAGGAGACCGGATCATCCTATTCGGAAATATCAACGGCAAAAATATGGAACTTGAGTCAGAAGTGATCCGAGTCTCCGGGAAAAAGGCCAACGTAATCTTCATCAGCCTTTCAGAGGAAGACAAAGATCTCATCCAAGACCTGATCCACAAAAAGTTCTTCGACAAAGACAAAAAACCTCTATCTTAA
- a CDS encoding DUF692 domain-containing protein yields the protein MSSIGVGLRKEHYPYLRKGEPVRISWFEAITENYMDTQGRPLEMLEFIRKNFPVALHGVSLSILGGSFPDKKYLERWKELIRRIDPFLVSDHLCWTEQSGNYLHDLLPFPFTKEFLNFAIERAVQVQEILGRRILFENVSTYLSFPQNEMTEWEFISELSKKSGCGILLDINNIYVNSINHGFSAVEYLNSIPWENVGQIHLAGHTDTGDFLFDTHSKPVSQEVWELFSSFSDKIQSIPILLEWDEDIPSFTEMEEEALKAKSILESVTT from the coding sequence ATGTCTTCCATCGGAGTGGGCTTAAGAAAAGAACATTATCCCTATTTGAGAAAAGGAGAGCCTGTCCGGATTTCCTGGTTCGAAGCAATCACCGAAAACTATATGGATACCCAGGGCCGTCCTTTGGAAATGTTGGAATTTATCCGTAAAAATTTTCCGGTCGCCTTGCATGGGGTTTCTTTATCCATTCTTGGCGGAAGTTTTCCTGATAAAAAATATTTGGAAAGATGGAAGGAACTCATCCGAAGAATAGATCCGTTTTTGGTTTCGGATCATCTTTGTTGGACAGAACAATCCGGAAATTATCTGCACGATCTATTACCTTTCCCATTCACAAAAGAGTTTTTGAATTTTGCAATAGAAAGAGCTGTGCAAGTCCAAGAAATTTTAGGAAGAAGGATTCTATTCGAAAATGTTTCTACGTATTTGAGTTTTCCTCAAAACGAAATGACGGAATGGGAATTTATCTCCGAGCTTTCTAAAAAAAGCGGATGTGGGATCCTATTAGATATCAATAATATATATGTAAACTCCATCAATCACGGATTTTCCGCAGTTGAATATTTAAATTCCATTCCTTGGGAAAATGTGGGTCAGATCCATCTTGCCGGGCATACGGATACTGGAGATTTTTTATTCGATACTCATTCCAAACCTGTATCCCAAGAAGTCTGGGAATTATTCTCTTCCTTTTCGGATAAAATCCAAAGTATTCCAATATTATTAGAATGGGACGAAGATATCCCCAGCTTTACAGAAATGGAAGAAGAAGCCTTAAAAGCAAAATCCATCTTAGAGTCTGTAACAACATGA
- a CDS encoding NRDE family protein: MCTSLIYRDPDKGILGVGFNRDESVKRKPSLFPQLLESNSGKAIAPIDGEAGGTWIGVNQAGEIICLVNYYEATLKLLRNPVSRGLLVRSILLGERTPESYTDSELEKYYPFKLFKVSKEKTEIFIWDGKTYQTETDSETFAVFGSSFTQGPKAQVARKETFDSNFRPSSLPDASGFANIAKSFLSSHLPEQGALSPCMHRRDAHSVSRTVIVLDGASVYLSYKNSQPCEEGPEEDYNFTLTEFRTSA; the protein is encoded by the coding sequence ATGTGTACTTCTTTAATCTATAGAGATCCAGACAAAGGAATACTTGGAGTCGGATTTAACAGAGACGAATCCGTGAAGAGGAAACCTTCTCTTTTTCCTCAACTACTAGAATCCAATTCCGGAAAAGCGATAGCCCCAATCGATGGAGAAGCAGGGGGAACTTGGATCGGAGTCAACCAAGCCGGCGAAATTATCTGTCTAGTAAACTACTACGAAGCCACCTTAAAATTACTGCGTAACCCTGTAAGTAGAGGGTTGCTGGTTCGTTCTATACTTTTAGGAGAAAGAACTCCAGAGTCTTATACGGACTCCGAACTAGAAAAATATTATCCATTCAAGTTATTCAAGGTAAGTAAAGAGAAGACCGAAATTTTTATCTGGGACGGTAAAACTTACCAAACCGAAACAGACTCAGAAACATTTGCAGTTTTCGGAAGTTCTTTCACACAAGGACCTAAGGCCCAAGTCGCGAGAAAAGAAACCTTCGATTCGAATTTTCGTCCTTCTTCCCTTCCGGATGCCTCAGGCTTTGCAAATATAGCTAAGTCATTCTTATCTTCTCATCTACCGGAACAAGGCGCTCTATCGCCTTGTATGCATAGAAGAGACGCGCATTCAGTTTCAAGAACAGTAATTGTTTTGGACGGTGCTTCCGTGTATTTGTCCTATAAGAATTCTCAGCCTTGCGAAGAAGGACCTGAAGAAGATTACAATTTCACTTTGACTGAATTTCGAACTTCTGCATGA